In one Bryobacteraceae bacterium genomic region, the following are encoded:
- a CDS encoding AAA family ATPase — protein sequence MSLAALLISPDRDVARQLTATLAESHAFQVLADLNAYPPKNTLEIRLRQLKPDVLLIDVATDAAQALELIRFVGTCKPVVQAVGLHRTNDSQAVVNVLRAGASEFLYQPFDPQEQREAVTRLKRLRQPETESTYELGQVIVFSSAKPGSGSSTISAHAAHAVRKLTGKRVLLIDLDLEGGTIAFYLKVQPTASVVDALAQAGKLQAGPWTSLVASTGGLDILASPDQPHSEPVDPAGLHELFEFARTMYDWVIVDAPTIFHRHGLLALSESDRTFLVSTGDLASLHLARKAVNMLEQLGLPKERYQVVINRLSRRDGIGGSDIEKIFNSPVFASLPNDYFPLHRVISLGQPLAADCELGRALANLAARISAPPEEKKAPPPAAEQRPAFSQT from the coding sequence ATGAGCCTCGCTGCATTGCTGATTTCGCCGGATCGGGACGTCGCGCGTCAATTGACGGCGACGCTCGCCGAGAGCCACGCCTTCCAGGTGTTGGCCGACCTCAACGCATATCCGCCGAAGAACACGCTCGAGATCCGGCTTCGCCAGCTCAAACCCGACGTGTTGCTGATCGACGTCGCCACTGACGCCGCGCAGGCGCTCGAGCTGATCCGCTTCGTCGGCACGTGCAAGCCGGTCGTCCAGGCGGTGGGTCTGCACCGCACCAATGACAGCCAGGCCGTGGTGAACGTGCTGCGCGCCGGGGCGAGCGAGTTCCTCTACCAGCCTTTCGATCCGCAGGAGCAGCGGGAGGCGGTCACGCGGCTGAAGCGGCTGCGGCAGCCGGAGACGGAATCGACCTATGAGCTTGGGCAGGTGATCGTTTTCTCGTCCGCCAAGCCAGGCTCAGGCAGTTCGACGATCAGCGCTCACGCCGCTCACGCCGTCCGCAAACTGACCGGCAAGCGGGTGCTGCTCATCGACCTCGATCTCGAAGGCGGGACCATCGCCTTCTATCTGAAAGTCCAGCCAACGGCGTCGGTAGTCGACGCGTTGGCGCAGGCAGGCAAGCTGCAGGCCGGACCCTGGACGTCGCTCGTGGCCTCCACGGGCGGCCTCGATATCCTCGCCTCGCCCGATCAGCCGCACAGCGAGCCGGTCGATCCGGCCGGCCTCCATGAGCTGTTTGAATTCGCTCGCACGATGTACGACTGGGTGATTGTCGATGCGCCAACCATCTTCCACCGCCACGGGTTGCTTGCGCTCTCGGAATCGGACCGCACGTTCCTGGTCTCAACCGGGGATCTGGCGAGCCTGCATCTGGCCCGGAAGGCGGTCAACATGCTGGAGCAGCTTGGACTGCCCAAGGAGCGTTATCAGGTTGTCATCAATAGACTGAGCCGGAGGGACGGCATCGGCGGCAGCGACATAGAAAAGATCTTCAACAGTCCCGTTTTTGCGAGCCTGCCCAACGACTATTTCCCGCTGCACCGTGTGATTTCACTCGGTCAGCCGCTGGCCGCCGATTGCGAACTCGGGCGGGCGCTCGCCAATCTGGCGGCCCGGATCTCGGCGCCGCCGGAGGAGAA
- a CDS encoding pilus assembly protein N-terminal domain-containing protein — MTAAKLFAACALALAPMTPVLAQTSAEDLKVTVGKSLVIDYPTDIGRISTSNPDVVDAVAVSTREVLLHAKGHGVSTVVIWAKTGQRTFYNVSVEHNLEPIRKLLTEAFPTETIDLQSARDSVVMTGRISTQAASDKATALVASLAKTVVNNLQVNPNPVDKQILLRVKFAELDRNYSQQFGINLMSTGALNTPGVISTGQFGPPAITGVGGTIPGGNTGTSTRFNLTDALNVFAFRPDLNIAATIKALQSTGVLQILAEPNLVTTDGKEASFLVGGEFPVPVLQGGSNAGAVTIMFREYGIRLTFNPNLTPNKTLKMAVRPEVSSIDLANSVTFSGFRIPALATRRMDTNIELAPGQSFVIGGLIDDRLDESMAKIPGLSAIPILGELFKSRQLNKGRTELVVLVTPEIVDPLNPTDPKPLPKMPLEFLSPMSQADPVKDTNKKGWFAKRFGHDKKPDVAAAEQQVEEIVIAAAAAAEAVPEPKSLIEQSATEPESTVETPAAAREATAANQEGAPPADAAAPEPSQTEQPAAPDHSEHTAASEPPGPAAGGSATTTPDNHTSDNPTDGRADRK, encoded by the coding sequence ATGACCGCCGCCAAACTATTTGCAGCTTGCGCGCTCGCGCTGGCGCCGATGACGCCGGTGTTGGCCCAGACCTCGGCCGAGGACCTCAAAGTGACCGTCGGCAAGAGCCTGGTGATTGACTATCCGACCGATATCGGACGCATCTCGACCAGCAATCCCGATGTCGTCGATGCCGTCGCGGTCTCGACGCGCGAGGTCCTTCTGCACGCCAAGGGGCACGGCGTTTCGACCGTCGTGATCTGGGCGAAGACCGGACAGCGCACCTTCTACAACGTGTCGGTGGAGCATAACCTCGAACCGATCCGGAAGCTTCTCACCGAAGCCTTCCCGACCGAGACGATCGACCTCCAGTCGGCGCGCGACTCGGTCGTGATGACCGGGCGGATATCGACGCAGGCCGCGAGCGACAAAGCGACCGCGCTCGTCGCCTCGCTCGCCAAGACTGTCGTCAACAACCTTCAGGTGAACCCGAATCCGGTCGACAAGCAGATCCTGCTTCGGGTGAAGTTCGCGGAGTTGGACCGGAACTACTCGCAACAGTTCGGCATCAACCTGATGTCGACTGGCGCGCTCAACACGCCCGGCGTCATCTCGACGGGTCAATTCGGCCCGCCGGCCATCACCGGCGTCGGCGGAACGATCCCCGGCGGCAACACGGGCACGAGCACCCGTTTCAACCTGACCGACGCGCTCAACGTATTCGCCTTCCGGCCGGACCTCAATATCGCGGCGACGATCAAGGCGCTGCAGAGCACGGGCGTCCTTCAGATCCTCGCAGAACCAAACCTGGTCACCACCGATGGCAAGGAAGCGAGCTTCCTGGTGGGCGGTGAGTTCCCCGTCCCGGTGCTCCAGGGCGGCTCGAACGCCGGCGCGGTGACGATCATGTTCCGCGAATACGGGATCCGGCTGACGTTCAATCCGAATCTGACCCCGAACAAGACGCTCAAGATGGCTGTGCGGCCGGAAGTTTCCTCGATCGACCTGGCCAACTCGGTTACATTCAGCGGCTTTCGGATTCCGGCGTTGGCGACCCGGCGCATGGACACCAACATCGAACTGGCGCCGGGGCAGAGCTTCGTCATCGGCGGACTGATCGATGACCGGCTCGACGAGTCGATGGCGAAGATTCCCGGACTGTCGGCGATTCCGATCCTCGGCGAGTTGTTCAAGAGCCGCCAGTTGAACAAGGGAAGGACGGAACTGGTCGTCCTGGTGACGCCGGAAATCGTCGACCCGCTCAACCCGACCGACCCGAAACCGCTGCCGAAGATGCCACTCGAGTTCCTGTCGCCCATGTCGCAAGCCGACCCGGTCAAGGACACCAACAAGAAAGGCTGGTTCGCCAAGCGCTTCGGCCACGACAAGAAGCCCGACGTCGCGGCAGCCGAGCAGCAGGTGGAGGAAATCGTGATCGCCGCGGCTGCGGCGGCCGAGGCCGTTCCCGAGCCAAAGTCGTTGATCGAGCAGTCCGCCACGGAACCGGAATCCACGGTCGAAACCCCGGCCGCCGCCAGGGAGGCGACAGCCGCCAACCAGGAGGGAGCACCGCCCGCGGACGCTGCCGCGCCAGAGCCCAGCCAAACCGAACAGCCGGCCGCGCCGGATCATTCCGAACATACGGCCGCCTCAGAGCCGCCCGGCCCGGCGGCGGGCGGGTCCGCCACCACGACGCCGGACAACCACACCTCGGACAATCCCACCGACGGGAGAGCCGACCGGAAGTAA
- a CDS encoding prepilin peptidase, with amino-acid sequence MTTWSPAEIAHLEMWITAAVGVGAAIEDLLRRTISNWFCLAALAGGAVCQCLANGWTGLGWAALGATAGFAVFLVFYLLGGMGGGDVKLMSGFGALLGVSRLWKFAFWTALTGGILAAVVLGIAAIRARSRSEKTTGKTPVAIPYAPAIVLGVWLTLLSSQ; translated from the coding sequence GTGACCACTTGGAGTCCCGCCGAGATCGCCCATCTGGAGATGTGGATCACCGCAGCGGTCGGCGTTGGCGCGGCGATCGAGGATCTGCTACGCCGGACGATTTCGAATTGGTTTTGCCTCGCGGCCTTGGCCGGAGGCGCAGTGTGTCAGTGTCTGGCCAACGGCTGGACGGGGCTTGGTTGGGCCGCGCTTGGCGCGACTGCCGGTTTTGCGGTGTTTCTCGTGTTCTATCTGCTCGGAGGAATGGGCGGAGGCGACGTGAAGCTGATGTCCGGCTTCGGAGCCCTGTTGGGGGTTTCGCGCCTTTGGAAGTTCGCGTTCTGGACCGCCTTGACGGGCGGAATCCTGGCGGCGGTTGTTCTCGGAATAGCCGCGATTCGGGCCCGGTCGAGATCGGAAAAAACAACAGGAAAGACGCCGGTGGCAATCCCCTACGCCCCAGCGATTGTATTGGGAGTTTGGCTGACTTTGCTGTCGAGCCAGTGA
- the cpaB gene encoding Flp pilus assembly protein CpaB, translating to MDRRFLTVLGVSLVFALVVSSIFYQLSARATSGGPTATVDSQDVVVAAKPLPVGVTIKPDDIKVVKIPSSAFPKGAFSKPEEVIDRPVISNVLLEEPVLEGRLAARGSGLGLAPVIPVGMRAVSVRVNEVVGVAGFVLPGMHVDVLVTGRPPGADATTMTTTALQDITVISAGQAMQADPRGQAINAPVVTLLVTPEQAEALTLAGNEAKIQLVLRNASDTSRAQTPGKKMYELYRVKPGRGEGSSRRYRGEGESDEEEMPRPRPRPTPVLANEPPPPMAPQAPPPDQVVVIRGNQKSVEVVTNARTGRN from the coding sequence ATGGATCGGAGGTTTCTCACCGTACTGGGCGTAAGCCTGGTATTCGCGCTGGTGGTTTCCAGCATTTTCTACCAGTTGTCGGCGCGCGCCACATCGGGAGGCCCGACGGCGACGGTCGACAGTCAAGATGTCGTCGTCGCGGCGAAGCCCTTACCGGTTGGCGTGACGATCAAACCCGACGACATCAAGGTGGTCAAAATCCCGTCGAGCGCGTTCCCGAAAGGGGCGTTCTCGAAACCGGAAGAAGTGATTGACCGGCCGGTGATCAGCAACGTCCTGCTCGAAGAACCGGTGCTCGAAGGCCGCCTGGCGGCCCGCGGCAGCGGTCTCGGGCTGGCGCCGGTGATCCCGGTCGGCATGCGCGCCGTCTCGGTGCGGGTGAACGAGGTGGTCGGCGTCGCCGGCTTCGTGCTGCCTGGAATGCACGTCGACGTCCTGGTGACGGGACGCCCGCCGGGTGCCGACGCGACGACGATGACGACCACGGCCCTGCAGGACATCACCGTGATCAGCGCGGGCCAAGCCATGCAAGCCGACCCGCGAGGGCAGGCGATCAACGCGCCGGTGGTGACCTTGCTCGTGACCCCGGAGCAGGCCGAAGCGCTCACCTTGGCCGGAAACGAAGCCAAGATTCAACTGGTGCTCCGCAATGCGAGTGACACCAGCCGCGCACAGACGCCGGGCAAGAAGATGTACGAGCTCTACCGCGTGAAACCCGGCCGCGGAGAGGGGTCCTCCCGCAGGTATCGCGGCGAAGGCGAGAGCGACGAGGAAGAAATGCCCCGGCCGCGGCCGCGGCCGACCCCGGTCCTCGCCAACGAGCCGCCGCCGCCCATGGCGCCCCAGGCCCCGCCGCCGGATCAGGTGGTGGTGATTCGCGGGAACCAGAAGTCTGTCGAAGTAGTGACGAATGCCCGGACGGGGAGGAACTGA